From a single Rosa rugosa chromosome 7, drRosRugo1.1, whole genome shotgun sequence genomic region:
- the LOC133720402 gene encoding probable protein kinase At2g41970 — MSCCGGAEEENYGPPANQYNTAPPRGGGGSTYGGGGNDRGEPRSSNPVKSGAPAKALPIEIPAIPLDELNRLTSNFGQKALIGEGSYGRVFYAKLSNGKPAAIKKLDAGSQEPDSDFGSQLSTVSRLKHDHFVELMGYCLEGNNRILVFEFAQMGSLHDILHGRKGVQGAEPGPALSWNQRIKIAYGAAKGLEYLHEKVQPSIVHRDVRSSNVLLFDDHVAKIADFNLTNQSSDTAARLHSTRVLGTFGYHAPEYAMTGQITQKSDVYSFGVVLLELLTGRKPVDHTMPKGQQSLVTWATPRLSEDKVKQCVDPKLNNDYPPKAIAKLAAVAALCVQYEADFRPNMTIVVKALQPLLNAKPAGPDANA; from the exons atgtCGTGCTGCGGCGGTGCGGAGGAAGAAAACTACGGCCCACCTGCCAACCAATATAACACTGCCCCACCCAGAGGGGGTGGTGGGAGTACATATGGAGGCGGAG GCAATGACAGAGGAGAGCCAAGGAGTTCCAATCCGGTAAAAAGTGGGGCTCCGGCAAAGGCCTTACCCATTGAAATACCGGCTATTCCCTTGGATGAGTTAAATAGGCTAACGAGTAACTTCGGCCAAAAGGCTTTGATAGGAGAAGGTTCTTATGGCCGGGTTTTCTATGCAAAATTAAGTAATGGTAAGCCTGCTGCAATTAAAAAGTTGGATGCAGGTTCACAAGAGCCAGACTCAGATTTTGGATCTCAA TTATCAACAGTGTCAAGACTTAAGCATGATCATTTTGTGGAGTTGATGGGGTATTGCTTAGAGGGAAATAATCGAATTTTGGTTTTCGAGTTTGCACAAATGGGATCTTTACATGACATATTGCATG GAAGAAAAGGAGTACAAGGAGCTGAGCCAGGTCCAGCTCTAAGTTGGAATCAGAGAATTAAAATTGCCTATGGTGCAGCCAAAGGCCTCGAGTATCTGCACGAAAAGGTTCAACCTTCCATTGTTCACCGGGATGTAAGATCCAGCAATGTCCTACTCTTCGATGATCATGTTGCCAAAATTGCAGACTTCAACTTGACGAATCAGTCATCTGACACAGCTGCGCGACTTCATTCGACTAGAGTTTTGGGAACTTTTGGCTATCATGCTCCTGA GTATGCCATGACGGGGCAGATAACACAGAAGAGTGATGTTTACAGTTTTGGGGTTGTTCTATTAGAGCTCTTGACAGGAAGAAAACCTGTAGATCATACAATGCCAAAAGGGCAACAGAGTCTGGTTACCTGG GCAACTCCAAGATTGAGTGAGGACAAAGTGAAGCAGTGTGTTGATCCCAAGCTCAACAACGACTACCCACCAAAGGCGATTGCTAAG TTGGCAGCAGTGGCAGCACTTTGTGTTCAATACGAAGCTGACTTCAGGCCAAACATGACAATTGTTGTGAAGGCTCTACAACCACTGCTCAATGCAAAACCTGCAGGACCAGACGCAAACGCATAA
- the LOC133720401 gene encoding uncharacterized protein LOC133720401, with translation MPGLAHRDDQFSDGASPIYTLSSPNGFWSKHRDDVSYNQLQKFWSELSPQARQKLLRIDKHTLFEQARKNMYCSRCNGLLLEGFLQIVMYGKSLKQEGAGGQLSCNRSKVSKSQKDGTSITNGCHDEIPDPSVHPWGGLTITREGSLTLMDCYLYCKSLKGLQNVFDSARARERERELLYPDACGGGGRGWISQGMASYGRGHGTRETCALHTARLSCDTLVDFWSALGEETRQSLLRMKEEDFIERLMYRFDSKRFCRDCRRNVIREFKELKELKRLRKEPRCTNWFCVADTAFQYEVSDGMVQADWRHTFADTVGTYHHFEWAVGTGEGKSDILEFENVGMNGSVKVNGLDLGGLSACFITLRAWKLDGRCTELSVKAHALKGQQCVHCRLIVGDGYVTITRGESIRRFFEHAEEAEEEEDDDSMDKDGNDLDGECSRPQKHAKSPELAREFLLDAATVIFKEQVEKAFREGTARQNAHSIFVCLALKLLEERVHVACKDIITLEKQMKLLEEEEKEKREEEERKERRRTKEREKKLRRKERMKGKEKDKDQKGSEEYEMPVYPVSSKEESSLIVDEEPNSSISCMDSVSEAGDSVLSRPGSPEIPDVQFQNGFIISKFDDPCFESPDGEITNGKGGTDSFTVEQSKFSRRRLKFRREVQQDTSLKWSDRRRYAAVSDAAPVVNRSESRCGGDSFETPARGINGSNRQLRVNGPKLNGRHCGPKFTDKFPCSSNRLSDRYDFNSCSCNKSTEYRAKVEPHVSPARVCWETKTASKSESALDMSKQFYRGNRYNQMDVRDSCARPKSKVNSGDNPSRDLLHPKKIWEPMEAQKKYPRSNSDSDVTLSSSAFKAEEPTSKIVKSSGDLCRGEVGADTGEIYEDNNSKESSMCSVEMDVSCQNGLCTRAPDSCNSMQGSYEENGISDPIVNSTSNSDNCSSCLSEGDSNTTSSNHGNQESSSTSDSEDASQQSGGKETSVCIPNGFTECNEVGIENNLNVKRRELTESRELTGLPPNGGTNPLTNVQSFDNGISAASLGSQQQSMLPTMQNQNVHFPVFQAPSTMGYYHQSPVSWPPAPTNGLLPFTHPNHYLYASPLGYGINGNSGFCMQYSPMQQLPTPLFTPTAVPMYQPLINTEEQSQISKSGVQESPNEANTESLDRTGHHSMQAASSGEGAHDDNSGKLHMDNGGFSLFHFGGPVALSSGCNSNSMLSQEEIVRDFPIKCSDHIENDHACNKEATMEEYNLFAASNGMRFTFF, from the exons ATGCCTGGCTTAGCTCACAGGGACGACCAATTCAGTGATGGGGCTTCGCCCATTTACACACTCTCCTCGCCCAATGGGTTTTGGTCCAAGCATCGCGACGATGTCAGCTACAATCAGCTCCAGAAG TTTTGGAGTGAGCTGTCACCACAAGCTCGGCAGAAACTTCTCAGGATTGACAAGCACACCCTTTTTGAACAAGCTCGTAAGAACATGTACTGCTCTAGATGCAATGGGTTACTGCTTGAAGGCTTTTTGCAGATTGTCATGTATGGAAAGTCTTTGAAGCAGGAGGGTGCAGGTGGGCAACTTTCCTGCAACAGATCAAAGGTCTCAAAAAGTCAAAAGGACGGTACAAGCATTACTAATGGGTGCCATGATGAAATCCCTGATCCATCTGTCCATCCTTGGGGTGGTCTAACCATTACACGTGAGGGGTCTTTAACACTCATGGATTGCTACTTGTATTGTAAGTCTCTCAAGGGGCTTCAAAAT GTGTTTGACAGTGCACGTGCAAGGGAGCGAGAACGTGAATTACTTTATCCTGATGCCTGTGGTGGGGGAGGTCGAGGTTGGATAAGCCAAGGAATGGCGAGTTATGGCAGAGGACATGGAACACGGGAAACATGTGCGTTGCACACTGCCAGGCTTTCTTGTGATACATTAGTGGATTTCTGGTCCGCACTTGGAGAAGAAACTCGGCAGTCTCTTCTTAGGATGAAGGAAGAGGATTTCATTGAGAGGCTCATGTACAG GTTTGATAGCAAGAGATTTTGCAGAGATTGCAGAAGAAATGTTATCCGTGAGTTCAAGGAACTAAAGGAGCTGAAGCGCTTGCGGAAGGAACCTCGCTGCACTAATTGGTTTTGTGTTGCTGATACTGCCTTCCAATATGAG GTATCTGATGGCATGGTACAAGCTGATTGGCGCCATACTTTTGCAGACACTGTTGGGACGTATCATCACTTTGAGTGGGCAGTTGGAACAGGCGAGGGAAAATCAGACattttggaatttgaaaatGTTGGCATGAACGGGAGTGTTAAGGTCAATGGCCTTGATCTTGGTGGTTTAAGTGCCTGCTTTATCACCCTGAGGGCTTGGAAACTAGATGGTCGTTGCACTGAGCTTTCTGTAAAAGCCCATGCTTTGAAGGGTCAACAATGTGTTCACTGCAGGCTTATAGTGGGGGATGGCTATGTAACAATTACAAGAGGAGAAAGTATCAGAAGGTTTTTTGAGCATGCTGAAGaagcagaggaagaagag GATGATGATTCCATGGACAAGGATGGAAATGATTTGGATGGAGAATGCTCCCGTCCACAAAAACATGCGAAGAGTCCTGAACTTGCTCGAGAATTTCTTCTAGATGCTGCAACTGTTATTTTCAAGGAACAG GTGGAGAAAGCATTTAGAGAAGGAACAGCACGCCAAAATGCACATAGCATCTTTGTTTGTCTTGCACTAAAGCTTCTGGAAGAACGAGTCCATGTTGCTTGCAAAGATATAATTACTCTAGAAAAGCAG ATGAAACTTCTagaagaggaggaaaaagaaaagcgtgaagaagaagaacgcaAGGAGAGGAGAAggacaaaagaaagagaaaaaaaactgCGAAGAAAGGAGAGAATGAAAGGGAAAGAAAAGGACAAAGATCAGAAAGGTTCCGAAGAATATGAAATGCCTGTTTATCCTGTTTCCTCAAAGGAAGAATCATCTCTGATTGTTGATGAGGAGCCCAATAGTTCCATTAGCTGCATGGATTCAGTTAGTGAAGCTGGTGACAGTGTTCTATCTAGGCCTGGATCTCCTGAAATTCCAGATGTACAATTCCAAAATGGTTTCATTATTTCAAAATTCGACGACCCCTGCTTTGAAAGTCCTGATGGGGAAATTACCAATGGGAAAGGTGGTACAGATTCTTTTACAGTTGAGCAATCAAAGTTTTCCCGACGGAGATTAAAATTTAGGAGAGAAGTTCAACAGGATACATCATTGAAGTGGTCTGACAGACGCCGGTATGCTGCTGTTTCTGATGCTGCTCCTGTGGTTAATAGATCCGAGTCGAGATGTGGTGGTGATAGTTTTGAGACTCCAGCAAGGGGCATTAATGGATCAAACAGGCAATTAAGAGTAAATGGCCCAAAGTTGAATGGTCGACATTGTGGTCCTAAGTTTACCGACAAGTTTCCCTGCTCTAGCAACAGGCTGAGTGACAGATATGACTTCAATTCTTGCAGCTGCAACAAGAGCACCGAATATAGGGCAAAGGTTGAGCCACACGTTTCTCCCGCCAGAGTGTGCTGGGAGACCAAAACTGCAAGCAAGTCAGAATCTGCATTAGATATGTCCAAGCAATTCTATCGTGGTAATAGGTATAACCAAATGGACGTGCGTGATAGTTGTGCAAGGCCCAAAAGCAAAGTCAATTCTGGGGACAATCCTTCTAGAGATTTGCTTCATCCCAAGAAAATTTGGGAGCCCATGGAGGCACAGAAAAAGTATCCTCGGAGTAACTCAGATTCTGATGTTACCTTAAGTTCATCTGCTTTCAAGGCCGAAGAACCTACAAGTAAAATCGTCAAGTCATCTGGTGACTTATGTAGGGGTGAAGTTGGCGCAGATACAGGTGAAATTTATGAGGATAATAATTCAAAGGAATCTAGCATGTGCAGTGTAGAAATGGATGTCAGTTGCCAGAATGGACTTTGTACAAGAGCACCGGATTCTTGCAACTCGATGCAAGGTTCTTATGAGGAGAATGGAATATCTGATCCCATTGTGAACAGCACTTCTAATTCTGATAATTGCTCATCATGCCTAAGTGAGGGGGACAGCAACACGACCTCATCTAATCATGGAAATCAGGAATCTTCATCCACCTCAGATTCAGAAGATGCGAGCCAGCAATCAGGAGGAAAAGAAACTTCTGTTTGCATTCCAAATGGTTTTACAGAGTGCAATGAAGTTGGTATTGAGAATAATCTGAATGTGAAGAGAAGGGAGCTTACAGAAAGCAGGGAATTGACAGGTCTTCCACCGAATGGGGGGACTAATCCATTGACAAATGTTCAGAGTTTTGATAATGGAATATCTGCTGCTAGCTTGGGTTCCCAGCAGCAAAGCATGCTTCCTACGATGCAAAACCAAAATGTACACTTTCCTGTGTTTCAAGCTCCTTCGACAATGGGTTACTATCACCAAAGTCCAGTTTCATGGCCGCCTGCTCCAACCAATGGATTATTGCCGTTTACTCATCCCAACCACTATTTATATGCTAGCCCCCTTGGGTATGGTATTAATGGAAACTCAGGTTTCTGCATGCAGTATAGTCCTATGCAGCAGCTACCTACTCCCTTGTTTACGCCTACCGCGGTTCCAATGTATCAACCACTCATCAATACGGAGGAGCAGTCCCAAATTTCCAAGTCAGGTGTGCAAGAATCTCCTAATGAAGCTAATACAGAGAGTTTGGATAGAACTGGACATCATTCTATGCAAGCAGCATCAAGTGGAGAAGGAGCACATGATGATAATTCTGGCAAATTACATATGGACAACGGTGgcttttctttattccattTTGGTGGTCCTGTTGCTCTTTCAAGTGGATGTAATTCAAATTCTATGCTTTCGCAAGAAGAGATTGTTCGGGATTTTCCTATAAAATGTTCAGATCATATTGAGAATGATCATGCATGCAATAAGGAGGCTACTATGGAAGAATACAACCTGTTTGCAGCAAGCAATGGCATGAGGTTTACATTCTTCTAA